DNA from Solidesulfovibrio fructosivorans JJ]:
TTCACGGACGCGGAAGAGGCCGTGGAGCTTTTGACCGAACTGCGCTCCATGGGGCTGGCCCGGCTGCTGGTGTCCATCACGCCCATGCACAACGGCTTCATCCCTTTGCGCAAGACCCTCGGCACCATCGAAGCGGCCCAGGCGGCCGGCATCGTCGTCTTTCCCTGGCAGGAGCATTTTTTGGAGGACATGCGCGCCTTCGACCCCGATAGGACACACCCCTTTCGGGAATACCAGGAGCGTTTCGGTCAGGATTACCCGGCTCAGGTTCTGCGCCGGATATGGATCCATCTGGGCGGCCGGGCCTTCGACCTTTTCGCCCCGGCCCTGGGCCGGCGGCCGGTTGCGGCCATCCTGGCCGAGGCCTCGGCCGACTGCCGGGCGGAACTGACCGACGTCGGCCATTTCCACATGGACCTTTACGGCGATTACATTCCGGGATTGTGCTCGGGGCTGGCCTTTCGGGCCGACGACCTCGGCGCGCCGCTGGACCCGGAACGCTACCCGATCCTCACCACCCTGGCCGAGACCGGCATCCGGGGCTTCTACGACTACGCCACGGCCCTGGAGGACTACACGCCCCGGCCCGAAGGCTACGTCAACAAGTGCGAACTGTGCCAGGATATCCGCCGCCACCTGTCCGAACGGGGCTGGTTCGAATCCACGGAACTCTCCCCAGCCGAATTTTACGCGATGTTGTAGAGGAACCGGGGGGAACCCTTTCTGTAGAAAGGGTT
Protein-coding regions in this window:
- a CDS encoding radical SAM protein encodes the protein MSLCVSRLQSGGLIATYQCQSACPHCLYRGGPAREGAYMDQGLATTLFAKARELGAAAMHIGGGEPLSDPLSLAGLLAAADEAGMPIEYVETSGAWFTDAEEAVELLTELRSMGLARLLVSITPMHNGFIPLRKTLGTIEAAQAAGIVVFPWQEHFLEDMRAFDPDRTHPFREYQERFGQDYPAQVLRRIWIHLGGRAFDLFAPALGRRPVAAILAEASADCRAELTDVGHFHMDLYGDYIPGLCSGLAFRADDLGAPLDPERYPILTTLAETGIRGFYDYATALEDYTPRPEGYVNKCELCQDIRRHLSERGWFESTELSPAEFYAML